Below is a window of Quercus robur chromosome 6, dhQueRobu3.1, whole genome shotgun sequence DNA.
GGACTGTTGTGTGACTCTAGTTGGACTTCGTTCCTACTCATACTACTCCACTTGTTGTATCTCAAGGCAATTTGGAGAACATCAAGGAACTCCTTACGATGAAGGTGCCTTCCATACTACGGTGTTTACCAATAGGATCTTGGGCAGGATTAGTAAGGCTTGGCCACGCTGTAGGATGACAaaaggcattattcctccttgATACATCTATCCCACAACGGGGTACAAGCAATGGTTGAAGGATGACATGAAGTGGATTCTGAGGGATGAGAAAGTTTACATGAAGACTAGCAAGAAAGCAAGGAGGACTGAGTGACCACCTTGATGTGCCTCATATTTTACTTTTCTGTACTTTTATGAttctcatgtttttgtttttgaatttaataaaggattAGAATGTTCCAAATCCCCTATGAAAACAGTCAtatcatcttttaatttgagcaatAAGAGAATcacctttttattatctttgcttattgtcatttattcattttctatttcttttcttttctttttcctttgccatttaatttttgcCCGTGACGTCCCTTTGGGAATTTTTGCCATGCCCATGGTCTTTTCCCCTAATTTTTTCCTAGACCTCCCTTTCTAGTTTTCAATTTAGTGGGGTTCCTTcgccttaatttttgcctaggccgccctttcaggttttcaatctagcagacttttttatctctttttttttttttttttttttagatgttgtATTTCTGGAGTCTATCCACGTTAATTGGGTGAAGTATCTCTTCCCCATCCAAATTTATGATTCTAGTAGCACCTCTAGACATGATCTTCTTAATGATAAAAGGCCTAGACCACCTTGGCTCATCTTCCCTCTTGGGTCAAAAGTCTCATCTCTAAGCACCTTTAGGATCAAGTCCTCTTCTTTAAGGATTCTCAATTTCACCTTCTTGTTGAATGCCCTAGCGATCCTTTTTTGGTACCCTTGTGCATGATATTTTGCCCTAGCCCTTTTCTCATCTATCAAAGCCAATTGTTCATATCTTGCCTTAGCCCAATCCTCTTCTAGGACCTTGGTTTCCACCAATACCATCAAAGATTGTATCTCCACCTCAATAGGAAGCACTGCCTCACTACCATAAACCAAAGAGTAAGGTGTTGCCCCAGTTGACGTACAGATAGAAGTTCTATAACCCCATAAGGCAAATGGAAGCTTCTCGGCCCAATCTTTGTATGTCACTCCCATCTTGGCTAGGATTTTCTTCACATTCTTATTAGCTGCTTCTACGACACCATTAGCTTGTGGTCGATACGGTGAGACTTGTGATGCTCAATGTTGTTCAACTCCATAATCCTTCGAACCTCCCCCTCAAAGTGGGAACTGTTATCAAAAATGATCTCATGGGGAACCCCAAACCGGCATATGATGTTGTTTTCTAAGAATCGAGCTACATGCTTAGCCTTCAATACAAAGTAGGAGGCTGCATCCACCCACTTAGCGAAATAGTCAATTACCACAAGAATGTATTGATGCCCATTTGAAGCCTTAAGAGCTATCCTTCCAATCACATCTATGCCCTAAACCGAGAATGGCCATAGAAAAGTCATACTATACAACTTTCTAGGTAGTACATGGCTCAAGTTGGCGTGCGTCTGACAATTTTGGCAACTCTTCACATAGTCCACACAATCAGTCTCCATTGTATTCCAAAAGTACCCCATCCTTAGGGTTTTCTTGGCTAACATTCTTCCATTCAAATGAAGGCCACAAATCCCTTGATGAATTTCTTCCATTACTCTCTcggcttcttccttcttcaagcAACAAAGGTGTATACCATCATAGGATCTTCTATAGAGTTGTCCTTCACATAGGATGTATTGTGTTGCCATCATCCTAATGGAATGACATTCTCCCTTGTCGGCACCATCCAGATATGCCCTTAGTTCCAAGAACTTCATGATGTCATAGTACCATGGAATTTCCTCTTCCTCTATGGTCATTACAGCAGCTTCAGTCTTCCCTTTGTGCACTTCCTCATAACTTTGCTCAATATCCAAAGGTCATGTCCATACTCCCTCAGGTATTTCAACCATGGAGGCTAAGGTAGCTAAGGCATCCATAAATTGATTTGGAGCTTTAGGAATGATTGTGTATTCAATTCTGTCAAAGGTCTTGGTTATGTCCTCCAAGTATTGTTGGTAAGGCTTCAAATGTTCTTCCTTCACCTTCCACAACTTTTGTGCTTGGGCTATAACCAAAGTTGAATCTCCAAAGAGTTCGGCCTCCATTACCCCCAATTCTTGAAAAGCTTCCATTCTGGCAATACAAGCTTCATATTCAACCATGTTATTAGTTGCTTCAAAGTTCAACTTGATTGCTAGAGGTATGTGAGATCCCTCGGGAGTGATCAAGAGTATTCCTATCCCATTCCTATATTGGTTTATAGCTTCGTCAAAGTACATTCTCCACACCCTTAACTCAATGTCCAAAATTTCCTCATCTAGAAAGTCTTCTTTACCATCTTCTCCCTCTATAGGATTCTCGGCACAGAAATCTGAGACAACGCTTCCTTTGATAGTTTTCCTAGCCACATACTTCAAATCGAATTCTGCCAATAAGATCAACCATCTTGACAATCTTTCACTCAAAGTGGGTTTCTTAAAGAGATACTTCAATGGGCCCATTCTTCCTATCACCCATATTTGGAAAGGTAAAATGATATGTCTCAATTTTTGTACAGCCCAAACAAGTGCGAAGCATGACTTTTCTATGGGAGTGTACCTAGTCTCATAATCATGGAACCTCTTGCTCAAATACTATATGGCCCTTTCATTCTTGTCATCGTCTTTTTGTGCAAGCATACTTCCAACCGCATCTCCTATGATGGAAAGGTATAGGAGTAAGGGTTTCCCATGTTGTTGAGGCATTAAGATAAGTGGGTGGAGGAGATATTCCTTGATAATTTCAAAGGCTTTTTGGCACTCATCGTTCCATGTATGTTGTTCATTCTTCCTTAGGAGTTTGAAGATGGGCTCACAAGTAGAGGTAAGTTTAGCAATGAATTGACTAATGTATTGTAATCGACCCAAGAAACCCcttatttctttctcacttttgggTGGAGACATCTCTAATATGGCTTTAATATTGGATGGGTCAACTTCTATCCCTCTATCATTCACTTGGAAGCCTAGCAATTTTCCGGTGATTACTCCAAAGGTACACTTTTGTGGGTTCAATCTTAGCCTATACTCTTTAATCCTCTCGAAGAACTTCTTCAAGTTTACGATGTGGCTTCCTCTATCCTTGGATTTCACTATCATATCATCGACATACACCTCTACCTCTTTATGCATCATATTATGTAGCAAGGTCGTagccatcctttggtaggttgccCCAACATTCTTGAGGCCAAACGGCATCACCATGTAACAATAGATTCCCCATTCGGTAGTGAAAGTGGTTTTGGTCATATCTTTGGgagccatcttgatttggttgtaccctaagaaaccatccatgaaagacatcaaggcACTTTCTGCCGTGTTATCCACTAAGACATCAATGTAATGGAGAGGAAAGTCATCCTTAGGGCATGCCCTTTTCAAGTCCCtaaaatccacacacattctcACCTTCCCATCCTTCTTAGGTATAAGCACGACATTGGCTATCCATTCGGCTTGGTGTACGAGTTTGATGAACCCTACCTTTAATTGCTTAGTGACTTCCTTCTTGATTTTTAAGAGCCATTTGGTCCTCATTCTTCTCAACTTTGTTTGATGGGTACCATGTGATTATGAGTATCCATGAGATGTTGAGCAATCTCGGGGTCAATTCCAGGCATATCTTCATATGACCATGCAAACACCTCTTGAAATTCCATGAGGAGTTCTTgaagatcttttctttctttttcatttaaagttgagccaattttaactAAGCCTGGATTCTCATCATTGCCCAAATTAATAGTTTCAAAAATTGGTTCCATAGGTTCAATATTCCtttccaattgtttattaatttcattttcaaattcatttgaatcatttaagtgcagAATTTCAATGTTATAGGACACATCAAAGTAAGCCAAATCAGAATTcatcttattgaaaatattgaaaagtacATTGGAACTTGCATTACAAAACATTTTCCCCATGTTTTCAAAGAACCCAACCTAAGTCCAATTATTAATGGGCCCCACAATAGGCATGATGAATTTGGAAGGATCACTTGGCTCTTCGTTGATGATGGCGAACACATCCCCACTTGTCTTCATCATGGTCTTCATTGCTCCAGCATCCATGTAGTTCACTCAATTGACCTCTTCTTGTATCTCTTTGACCACAACAGTAGGCTTCTCCTTAAAGGTGAGCTTTTCATTAAAGAACATTTCCCATCCCGGATACTCCTTTCTATTCTTGCCTACCCAAGGTTCAGGGAAGCCATAATAAGGGAAGTTTCCCCATTCCTTCACGAAGTTCCTATTGAGAGTGCCAAGGTTTTTCTTGATTCTGTCGCAGCTTTCAAAGAATCCATCCCTTCCTTCCCATTGGCTATGCTTGTGCTGGACCACTATTGGGGACATGTGTATTGCTCTCAAGGCCCCTAATGTCCCTTTCCTTATCCAAGGATTGCTCTTCACGTAGTGGTAGGGTTACTTTTTATGCCGCTATACTGACCTCAACATGcttattctctctcctccaacTACTACATAGTACAACAGTTGTATTAGGGTTCTAATGGGGGAATCACAATGTGACATCTGTCTTGTACCTAGCAACATTCCTCGGACTATAAGAGGAACATGTTGTTGGACTATTAGGGAAGAACCAGGATAGAACAATAGAGAAAATGGTAGAAAGTTTGTAAGGAAGTGAGGTAGAGAAAATGTCCTTCCTTTAGTGAGAATATCACCATTGTACAAGGGAAACCTCCATTTTTACATAATACAAAGCTTGATAGAGCAAGGGATATTCATCCTTGCTCACCTGTAGTTTTTCCTCCATTTCaaagggttttccacgtacATCCCATTGTCATCTTTACTTTCCTTgcattactttctttttctctcgaCAACATGGTGCTAAAGCTTccattttattgttttgagcTTTTTCATCAAAATGTATTGTTAGATATCTCACACACTTTCCACACGAGTTTTACAAATCTAACTTGCACGTACAATTGGCTTCCcttcattgtgtcttatgtcttaaccctattaaaggcacACTCAATATTGCATCTATACTCAAACACATATTAGCATACATCTAAACACACAACACGACATCAATCATCCCAAAAGACCTaatcatacatctatcatggcaatTAACCAAagcctaacattcatctaatcaTGCATAACATCACATCACATCATAGaccctaacattcatctagcatggcatcccctaacattcatctagcataCATGTCACCTCATCCTTGCATTCATCTAATCATGGCAAAATATATCATCATCAATCAAGGCAGCAACAGAAACAAGGCAGAAAGATAGGCATGGCAATCAAACATGGGTCATAACATGTATTCCAACTCTTAAACATGAGATCAAGCAttaaacaacacaaaaatgcatgttcatactaatgcatgacttacctcacttatcTTGCAGCGACTCAACACCTATAGcattatgcatgaacatgtgaatgcatgttcatggcattATTCACATGTTCATGGCATTGAAATAAAGACAACATAGAACAAACCCTAATTCAAACATGTGAAagacaaacaaataattaaacatgCGAAACAGTAGCttaaaagcatgaaaacatGGAAAAGAGTCTAAATAGAAGTATTGCATGTGAAAGCAGAAACAAAAATagatgaaatgaaattaaggtTTCCGGGTTGGTTCATGCACATGCATGAACAATCCTGCGTGCATAGGCAAGATTATGCGCACGTGGGTTTCTGCCCAGAAACCCTAGAAACACAGCAAACAGGCAAAGCTTCGAAACACAaattctaacaacctaacatgcttttaAAACATACAACTACATAAACTTAAGCTATATAAACATGTTAAAGCATAAAATAACAAACAACTAAAACAAATAGAAAGATTAAAGCacataaaggaaagaaaagaaaaaggaaagtttAGGTTAGATACCTCAAACAAAAGCccttcaagcttgatttttaaCCGTTCCCTTCAggcaaatctattcacaattcaataaaaaggtgattagtaatcttaaactcaaaaatCAAGGCCAAAAAATGccctaatcaaaagaaaattgacttgaggatgttttgtgaaaactctctttgattcactatttctagtgaattttagtgttttcctatgggatttttgtgtgttttgaaaatataccatgtatgactatttatattgtgaaaataaggGTTTGAAACAACTCCCAGACAATGTGGGATTCGTTCCAAATCTCAAcattaatgcagaaaacttacCTTATTTATGTTTCTAGAATCTGCTATACGTGCGTAAGATCATGCCTGCGTGCGCATGCTGATTCTTGCGTGTGCATAACGAGGGTTTCCTTGGttttacttttccaaaaataaatttatttgctcattaaaaattatatttttcattttgacatttctcaagtcaatttaacatctaATTGGGCCTTAAACCAACCTTGGTTCTTAGAATTTAGCATCatcgtaaggggtacaaaatgcaatGTCTACAATTCCCTTTGTAAGGAATTGACGAGTCTAATTCAGAATTTCTGGTGGAGGCAAAAAcaagaggagaggaaaatgGTTTGGTTGAGTTGGGAGAAGTTTTGTTTGCCGAAATCTTGTGGAGGGATGGGTTTTAAACAGCTTAAGCAATTTAATTTAGCCCTTTTAGCTAAACAAGGTTGAAGGCTTTAGATGGTGTAGAACTCTTTGGTGTATCAAGTTTTTAAAGCTAAATATTTTCGAAACTGTGTATTTATTCAAGTTTCACTTGGTAATAATCTTTCTTATACTTGGCGGAGTATTATGCCAACTCAACAAGTGGTGAAGGAGGGAATTTGATGGCAGGTGGGTAATGGGTCTAGGATTTGGGTATGGAGTGATAAGTGGCTACCTAGTGCAAATATTCATAAGGTGATTTCTCCACGTGGTGATTCTTCTCCAGACCTTCAAGTTTCAGATCTTGTTGATCAAAACTTATGCTGCTGGAAGTCTGGGTTGTTGGattctctttttctccctttCGAAATTGATGTTATCAGAGCTATTCCACTCTGTAGTAGGTTGCCAAATGATAAACTTATTTGGGCTAAGACTCAAAATGGCTCATTCATGGTTCGCAATGCATATAAGGTGGCAATGAAGTTATTTGATGGTTCAGTGGGTGGCTTAAGCTCTGAGGATGGCCAATTCAAAAATTGTGGAAGCGATTATGGAAGCTACCAGTCCCCTATAAGGTTAGTCATTTTGCTTGGAGGGCTTGCCAAAATATTCTCCCCACTAAGGAGAATTTATGCTAGAGACATGTTCTAAATGATGATCTATGTGAGGAATGTAAGGTGAGTTCTAAGTCCTTGGGCCATCTTTTTTGGCCTTGTCAAAGAGCTCGTTGTATGTGGGGCTATTCTGGACTTTTTGGCACACAACTAGATGTCCATTTCAATAGCTTTCTTAATCTTTTGTGGAGCATGTTGATGATactgtagacaccgcattttgtaccccttataaCTCGGGCCTctgttccccaatgatgctcgAACTCTAAGGCCTAAGGCCAGTTTAGAGCCCAATTAAATATTAAGTTGACTTAAGGAGTgttaataatagaaaatataaccttttgaatgagcaaaaatctatttttggaaataaaatgatCGAAGTAGCCCACGGCCTGCGTACGTGAGTCGCAGCTTGTGTATGCGGGCTAAAGCATGCGTACACAGGCACATTCCTGCGTACGTAGCTAAGGTTTCAGAAGTATAAGGAAGGCAAGTTTTCTGCAAAAATGGCTCAGGCTTGGAATGAATCCTACATCGTTTGGGAGTcgttccaaaccccatttttcccactataaaaggccttacatggtacattttcaagaCACACAGAAAGCACACGGAAAACCCTAAGAtttactagaaaatagtgaatcaaaagggagtttttcacaaaacactcaagtctctttttatttgattgggaccAG
It encodes the following:
- the LOC126690072 gene encoding uncharacterized protein LOC126690072 is translated as MGPLKYLFKKPTLSERLSRWLILLAEFDLKYVARKTIKGSVVSDFCAENPIEGEDGKEDFLDEEILDIELRVWRMYFDEAINQYRNGIGILLITPEGSHIPLAIKLNFEATNNMVEYEACIARMEAFQELGVMEAELFGDSTLVIAQAQKLWKVKEEHLKPYQQYLEDITKTFDRIEYTIIPKAPNQFMDALATLASMVEIPEGVWT